One Nodularia sp. LEGE 06071 DNA segment encodes these proteins:
- a CDS encoding nicotinate-nucleotide adenylyltransferase: MRIALFGTSADPPTAGHQKILRWLSEGYDWVAVWAADNPFKSHQTPLEHRATMLRLLITDIDTSTPLSNHVSTTLNNHTPRQNIALEQDLSSFRTLETLEKAKSRWGEDTEFTLVIGSDLLHQLPRWYRIEDLLQQVQLLIVPRPGYAIDEYNLEAVQNLGGQIAIASLTGIDVSSSAYREHGDTQALTPPIVAYIHQEHLYKCQDATTKSYQLH; encoded by the coding sequence ATGAGAATTGCTTTGTTTGGTACTAGTGCTGACCCGCCGACGGCTGGACATCAAAAGATTCTCAGATGGTTATCTGAGGGTTATGATTGGGTAGCAGTTTGGGCGGCTGATAATCCTTTTAAGTCTCATCAAACACCTTTAGAACATCGGGCTACAATGCTGAGATTGTTGATTACGGATATTGATACTTCGACTCCGCTCAGTAACCATGTTTCGACTACGCTCAACAACCATACGCCACGGCAGAATATTGCTTTGGAACAGGATTTGAGTAGTTTCAGAACTCTGGAAACTCTGGAAAAAGCTAAGTCTCGCTGGGGGGAGGATACTGAGTTTACCTTGGTGATTGGTTCTGATTTATTACATCAGTTACCGCGCTGGTATCGTATTGAAGATTTGTTACAGCAAGTGCAACTCCTAATTGTGCCAAGACCAGGATATGCCATAGATGAGTATAACTTGGAGGCGGTGCAAAATCTGGGCGGTCAAATTGCGATCGCTAGTTTAACTGGTATAGATGTTTCTTCCAGCGCCTATCGTGAACATGGAGATACTCAAGCCCTGACTCCCCCAATTGTCGCTTATATTCATCAAGAGCATTTGTACAAATGCCAGGACGCAACCACAAAAAGTTACCAACTCCACTAA
- a CDS encoding NUDIX hydrolase, with protein MPGRNHKKLPTPLNQPPCFGSVQQPLADFKVGVDNVIFSVDTAQNRLLVLLIMRQQEPFLNSWSLPGTLVRQGESLEDAAYRIMAEKIRVNNLYLEQLYTFGGPNRDPREATGSYGVRYLSVSYFALVRFEEAELIADKATGIAWYPVKDVPQLAFDHNQVLAYGHRRLRNKLEYSPVAFDVLPASFTLNDLYQLYTTVLGDNFADYSNFRARLLKLGFLSDTGIKVSRGAGRPASLYKFDADAFAPLKDKPLVFI; from the coding sequence ATGCCAGGACGCAACCACAAAAAGTTACCAACTCCACTAAATCAGCCACCTTGCTTCGGCTCCGTTCAGCAACCTTTAGCCGATTTTAAGGTTGGTGTTGATAATGTGATTTTTTCTGTAGATACTGCCCAAAATCGGCTGCTAGTTCTCTTAATCATGCGACAGCAGGAACCATTTTTAAATTCTTGGAGTCTTCCCGGTACTTTGGTACGTCAAGGAGAATCTTTAGAAGATGCTGCCTATCGCATTATGGCAGAGAAAATTAGGGTGAATAATCTCTATTTAGAACAGTTATACACCTTTGGCGGACCCAATCGCGACCCAAGAGAAGCTACAGGTAGTTATGGTGTCCGTTATCTATCAGTTAGTTACTTTGCTCTGGTGCGGTTTGAAGAAGCCGAATTAATTGCTGATAAAGCCACTGGGATTGCTTGGTATCCAGTTAAAGATGTACCACAATTAGCCTTTGATCATAATCAAGTTTTGGCTTATGGACACAGACGTTTACGAAATAAGTTAGAGTATAGTCCGGTGGCTTTTGATGTTTTGCCAGCTAGCTTTACTTTGAATGATTTGTATCAGTTATACACCACAGTTTTAGGCGACAACTTCGCCGATTATTCTAACTTCCGGGCGCGGCTACTCAAGTTAGGTTTTTTATCCGATACCGGAATCAAGGTTTCACGGGGTGCTGGTCGTCCGGCTAGTTTATATAAGTTTGATGCTGATGCTTTCGCACCTTTAAAAGATAAACCTTTAGTTTTTATTTGA
- a CDS encoding isochorismate lyase produces the protein MKAAAECADMQEIRIEIDRIDHEIITAFGQRFEYVKAAAKFKTNETSVKAPERFNAMLQQRRLWAEASGLNPDVIENLYRDLVSYFIDEELKNWRSK, from the coding sequence ATGAAAGCAGCAGCAGAATGTGCGGATATGCAAGAGATTCGGATTGAAATTGATAGAATTGATCATGAGATAATCACGGCTTTTGGTCAACGTTTTGAATATGTGAAAGCAGCAGCAAAATTCAAAACTAATGAAACAAGTGTGAAAGCCCCAGAAAGATTTAATGCGATGTTACAGCAAAGAAGACTTTGGGCAGAAGCATCAGGTTTAAATCCAGATGTAATTGAAAATTTATATCGAGATTTGGTGAGTTATTTTATTGATGAAGAATTAAAAAATTGGCGTTCTAAGTAA
- a CDS encoding NAD+ synthase: MKIAIAQLNPIIGDLPGNAQKIVEAAQQAAAQGARLLLTPELSLCGYPPRDLLLNPSFVAAMGMTLQQLAPDLPPNLAVLVGTVSPNLKAHTTGGKCLFNSIALLENGKVKQVFHKRLLPTYDVFDENRYFEPGLQASYFTLDNLDIGVTICEDLWNDEDFLGKRSYAVNPIADLAILRVDLIVNLSASPYSLGKQQYRESLLKHSAIRFDQPMIYANQVGGNDDLIFDGRSFALNRQGEIVCRANGFATDLVIVEFDQAQRDLQLASVVPAYQSDEEEIWQALVLGVRDYAQKCHFSKVVLGLSGGIDSALVAAIASVALGKENVLGVLMPSPYSSSHSVSDALALAENLGIQTTILKIGELMAGFDHTLADLFAGTEFGIAEENIQSRIRGNLLMAIANKFGYLLLSTGNKSEMAVGYCTLYGDMNGGLAAITDVPKTRVYSLCHWLNRNREIIPQNILTKPPSAELKPGQVDQDSLPDYEILDDILQRLIHNHQSAAQIVAAGHDPVIVNRVIQMVARAEFKRRQAPPGLKITDRAFGTGWRMPIASNWAAVKNAYQTQSIPSPTLVGGDEQDA, encoded by the coding sequence ATGAAAATTGCGATCGCTCAACTAAATCCCATAATTGGAGATTTGCCCGGAAATGCTCAGAAAATTGTGGAAGCAGCCCAACAAGCAGCCGCCCAAGGTGCGCGTTTATTATTAACACCAGAACTTTCTTTGTGTGGCTATCCCCCCAGAGATTTATTACTAAATCCTAGTTTTGTGGCAGCGATGGGCATGACATTGCAACAGCTAGCCCCTGATTTACCGCCTAATTTAGCTGTGTTGGTAGGAACTGTTTCCCCAAATTTAAAAGCGCATACTACTGGCGGTAAATGTTTATTTAATAGCATTGCTTTGTTAGAAAATGGCAAGGTAAAACAAGTTTTTCATAAGCGGCTTTTACCTACATATGATGTATTTGATGAAAATCGTTATTTTGAACCAGGGTTACAAGCTAGTTATTTCACCCTAGATAATCTTGATATTGGTGTAACTATTTGCGAAGATTTATGGAACGATGAAGACTTTTTAGGTAAACGCAGTTATGCCGTAAATCCCATTGCTGATTTAGCGATTTTGCGTGTTGATCTAATTGTGAATTTATCTGCCTCACCTTACAGTCTTGGTAAGCAGCAGTATCGAGAATCTCTGCTGAAGCATAGTGCCATCCGTTTTGACCAACCAATGATTTATGCTAATCAAGTTGGGGGAAATGACGATTTAATTTTTGATGGGCGCAGTTTTGCTTTAAATCGTCAAGGTGAAATTGTCTGTCGTGCTAATGGTTTTGCCACTGATTTAGTCATAGTTGAATTTGATCAGGCGCAGCGAGATTTACAGTTGGCTTCTGTAGTACCTGCATATCAGTCAGATGAGGAGGAAATTTGGCAGGCTTTAGTCTTGGGAGTCCGAGACTATGCCCAGAAGTGTCATTTTTCTAAAGTGGTGCTGGGTTTAAGTGGGGGAATTGATTCGGCATTAGTAGCGGCGATCGCATCTGTAGCCCTTGGTAAAGAAAATGTCCTCGGTGTTCTCATGCCTTCTCCCTACAGTTCGTCACATTCTGTCAGCGATGCTTTGGCATTGGCAGAAAATCTGGGTATCCAAACCACTATTTTAAAGATCGGAGAATTAATGGCAGGGTTTGATCACACCCTAGCTGATTTGTTTGCTGGGACTGAATTTGGTATTGCTGAGGAAAATATCCAGTCCCGGATTCGCGGTAATTTATTAATGGCGATCGCGAATAAATTTGGTTATCTGCTGTTATCTACTGGCAACAAGTCGGAAATGGCAGTAGGTTACTGCACCCTTTATGGAGATATGAATGGCGGGTTGGCTGCGATCACTGATGTGCCTAAAACCCGTGTTTATTCACTGTGTCATTGGTTAAATCGCAATCGCGAAATCATTCCCCAAAATATTCTCACCAAACCACCCAGCGCTGAACTTAAACCCGGCCAAGTTGATCAAGATTCTCTACCCGACTACGAAATTTTAGACGACATCTTGCAACGCCTCATCCATAACCACCAATCAGCCGCCCAAATTGTAGCCGCAGGACATGATCCGGTAATTGTCAACCGAGTCATTCAGATGGTGGCGCGTGCGGAATTTAAACGCCGACAAGCACCCCCAGGATTAAAAATTACTGATCGCGCCTTTGGTACTGGTTGGCGAATGCCAATTGCCAGTAATTGGGCGGCTGTTAAAAATGCCTATCAGACTCAAAGCATCCCCAGCCCGACATTAGTCGGCGGCGACGAACAAGATGCCTAA
- a CDS encoding tetratricopeptide repeat protein: MYKRISLVVGVLCLGFSAVSIPSVAQAQVLIAQTTNPQLKRLFEEGERLVAANDYNGAIAIYQQAANIEPRNAKIHSGIGYLYAKQGNFPPALASYRRAIAINGNNSDFHYAVGYIKVNMGDTNGAKESYRRAIQLNRNHLNAYLGLGITQARMGDFTAANWAYGEAIKLDPNNAQTYEFMAAMYKQRRQTAQANNVLRKARDLYQRRNDSAGVNRIEGMLRELGG; the protein is encoded by the coding sequence GTGTACAAACGCATATCACTTGTAGTTGGTGTTCTGTGCTTAGGATTTAGTGCCGTTAGCATCCCCTCGGTGGCTCAGGCTCAGGTACTCATAGCGCAAACCACAAACCCCCAATTAAAGAGACTCTTCGAGGAAGGAGAGCGGCTGGTGGCAGCTAACGACTATAATGGGGCGATCGCCATTTATCAACAAGCGGCTAACATTGAGCCAAGAAACGCTAAAATTCATTCTGGTATTGGTTATCTCTATGCCAAACAAGGAAATTTCCCACCAGCTCTAGCTTCTTATCGTCGGGCGATCGCTATTAACGGTAATAATAGTGATTTTCATTACGCTGTGGGTTACATCAAAGTTAATATGGGTGATACGAATGGAGCGAAAGAATCTTACCGTCGTGCCATCCAGCTCAACCGTAACCATTTGAATGCTTATTTGGGATTAGGTATCACTCAAGCCCGGATGGGAGACTTTACAGCCGCTAATTGGGCTTACGGAGAAGCAATTAAACTTGATCCCAATAATGCCCAAACTTATGAGTTTATGGCTGCGATGTATAAACAGCGACGACAAACCGCACAAGCAAACAACGTGCTTCGGAAAGCTCGCGACTTGTATCAACGGCGAAATGACTCGGCGGGAGTGAACAGGATAGAAGGGATGTTGCGGGAGTTAGGTGGTTAA
- a CDS encoding YbjQ family protein, whose protein sequence is MIVTTTDVIQGAVIESYLGIVTAEVVYGSNFIRDFFASIRDVIGGRTASYERLFEQGQRRAIEELELRAQRLGADAVIGIEFDTGTINIDQTGVLLLITATGTAVKMR, encoded by the coding sequence ATGATTGTAACTACGACTGATGTGATTCAAGGTGCTGTGATTGAATCATATTTAGGCATTGTGACGGCCGAAGTCGTCTACGGCAGCAATTTCATCAGAGATTTTTTTGCCAGCATTCGAGATGTTATCGGTGGTCGGACTGCTAGCTATGAGCGTCTATTTGAGCAGGGACAGCGCCGAGCCATAGAGGAATTAGAACTACGCGCCCAGCGTCTGGGTGCAGATGCTGTAATTGGGATTGAATTTGATACTGGCACAATCAATATTGATCAGACCGGAGTTTTGTTACTGATTACAGCCACAGGTACTGCTGTGAAAATGCGTTAG
- the sufR gene encoding iron-sulfur cluster biosynthesis transcriptional regulator SufR, with amino-acid sequence METIHQTSTKQDILEYLLKRSQATAFELAEVLDVSKQAIRRHLKDLETEDLVLYSSVQIGMGRPQHIYRLSRRGRDRLQRSLNNHQSDRYGEFAVSLLDTLAETVGRDQVRSILQKQWERKAQEYRDRLGNGSLEERVANLVDLRKAEGFMAEYHSVESSQENSFIFMEHNCAISNVAESFPSICGHELEMFAAVLPDCQVERTHWIIDGEHRCGYLVQARQTQSHSV; translated from the coding sequence ATGGAGACTATTCACCAGACCTCAACCAAGCAAGATATTTTGGAGTATCTGCTTAAGCGCTCACAAGCAACTGCTTTTGAGTTAGCCGAAGTTTTAGATGTCAGCAAGCAAGCAATTCGTCGTCATCTCAAAGATTTGGAGACGGAAGACCTAGTTTTGTATTCATCTGTACAAATAGGTATGGGACGACCGCAGCATATCTATAGATTAAGTCGCCGGGGACGCGATCGCCTGCAACGGAGTTTAAACAATCATCAAAGCGATCGCTACGGTGAATTTGCTGTTTCACTGCTGGATACTTTAGCAGAAACCGTAGGCCGTGACCAAGTTAGGTCAATTTTACAAAAACAGTGGGAGCGTAAAGCTCAAGAATATCGCGATCGCTTGGGTAATGGATCACTAGAAGAGCGTGTAGCTAATTTAGTGGATCTGAGAAAAGCGGAAGGTTTCATGGCAGAATATCACTCTGTGGAATCCTCACAGGAGAATAGCTTTATCTTCATGGAGCATAACTGTGCCATTTCTAATGTCGCTGAATCTTTCCCTAGTATCTGCGGTCATGAATTAGAAATGTTTGCGGCGGTGCTACCAGATTGTCAGGTAGAGCGTACCCATTGGATCATCGATGGTGAACATCGTTGCGGCTATTTGGTGCAAGCTCGACAAACACAATCACATTCAGTTTAA
- the sufB gene encoding Fe-S cluster assembly protein SufB, translated as MSATVKTLVNQPYKYGFITDIEADTIPRGLNEDVVRLISSKKNEPQFMLDFRLKCYRQWLKMTEPTWPSVKYPAIDYQNIIYYSAPKKKKAKLNSLDEVDPTLLETFEKLGISLNEQKRLANVAVDAIFDSVSVATTFKDKLAEDGVIFCSISEALQEHPELVRKYLGSVVPPADNYFAALNGAVFSDGSFVYIPKGVKCPMELSTYFRINSGDTGQFERTLIVAEEGSYVSYLEGCTAPMYDTNQLHAAVVELVALDNAEIKYSTVQNWYAGDEKGKGGIYNFVTKRGLCQGVNSKISWTQVETGSAITWKYPSCVLVGDNSVGEFYSVALTNNMQQADTGTKMIHVGKNTRSTIISKGISAGNSSNSYRGLVKVNPTAKGARNYSQCDSMLIGDNAHANTFPYIQVQNNASKVEHEASTSKIGEDQLFYFAQRGISQEDAISMMISGFCKDVFNQLPMEFAVEADKLLSMKLEGSVG; from the coding sequence ATGAGTGCCACTGTCAAAACCTTAGTCAACCAACCCTACAAGTACGGCTTTATCACAGATATCGAAGCCGACACTATCCCGCGTGGACTAAATGAGGACGTTGTTCGCTTGATCTCCTCCAAGAAGAACGAGCCACAGTTCATGTTAGATTTTCGCCTCAAATGTTATCGCCAGTGGCTAAAAATGACGGAACCAACTTGGCCGAGTGTCAAGTATCCAGCTATCGACTATCAGAATATTATCTACTACTCTGCGCCCAAGAAGAAGAAAGCCAAACTCAACAGCTTAGATGAGGTAGATCCTACCTTGCTGGAAACTTTTGAGAAATTGGGTATTTCCCTAAATGAACAGAAGCGCCTAGCCAATGTAGCTGTGGATGCGATTTTCGATAGCGTTTCTGTTGCTACGACATTTAAGGACAAACTCGCCGAAGATGGCGTTATCTTCTGCTCAATTTCGGAAGCCTTACAAGAACATCCCGAACTTGTGCGGAAGTATCTGGGTAGCGTCGTTCCTCCAGCCGACAATTATTTTGCCGCTTTAAATGGTGCTGTATTCAGTGACGGTTCTTTTGTCTATATTCCTAAAGGCGTAAAATGCCCAATGGAATTATCTACATATTTCCGCATCAACTCCGGTGATACAGGACAGTTTGAACGGACTTTGATTGTGGCTGAAGAAGGTAGCTATGTTTCCTACCTAGAAGGTTGTACTGCGCCAATGTATGACACGAACCAATTACACGCGGCTGTGGTGGAACTTGTCGCCCTGGATAACGCGGAAATTAAATATTCCACTGTGCAGAACTGGTACGCCGGGGATGAAAAGGGTAAAGGTGGAATTTATAATTTCGTGACCAAGCGCGGTTTATGTCAAGGTGTCAATTCTAAGATTTCCTGGACTCAAGTAGAAACTGGTTCGGCGATTACTTGGAAGTATCCTAGCTGTGTGTTGGTTGGTGATAACTCTGTGGGTGAATTTTACTCGGTGGCGCTGACAAATAATATGCAGCAAGCTGATACGGGGACGAAGATGATTCACGTTGGTAAGAATACTCGCAGTACGATTATTTCTAAGGGGATATCGGCGGGTAATTCTAGTAATAGTTATCGCGGTTTGGTGAAGGTGAATCCCACGGCTAAGGGTGCGAGAAATTATTCTCAGTGTGACTCGATGCTGATTGGGGATAATGCCCATGCTAATACTTTCCCTTATATTCAGGTGCAGAATAACGCTAGTAAGGTGGAGCATGAGGCTTCTACTTCTAAGATTGGTGAGGACCAATTGTTTTATTTTGCTCAACGGGGTATTTCTCAGGAGGACGCTATTTCGATGATGATTAGCGGTTTCTGTAAGGATGTTTTTAATCAGCTACCTATGGAGTTTGCTGTGGAAGCTGACAAGCTTTTGAGTATGAAGTTGGAAGGTAGTGTTGGGTAG
- the sufC gene encoding Fe-S cluster assembly ATPase SufC has product MIIENSDVVLSVRDLTASVDGTPILKGLNLEVRAGEIHAIMGPNGSGKSTFSKVLAGHPAYEVTGGEVIFQGKNLLEMEPEERARSGVFLAFQYPLEIPGVSNLDFLRVAYNSRRKAQGLEELDAFDFDDLIEEKLEVVKMNPSFLNRSLNEGFSGGEKKRNEILQMALLEPKLGILDETDSGLDIDALRIVADGVNQLASPENATIMITHYQRLLNYIVPDFVHVMANGRILMSGGKDLALELEERGYDWVLEGAEVGV; this is encoded by the coding sequence ATGATTATTGAAAATAGTGATGTTGTGCTGTCGGTTAGGGATTTGACGGCTAGTGTTGATGGGACTCCGATTCTGAAGGGTTTGAATCTTGAGGTTCGGGCTGGGGAAATTCATGCGATTATGGGACCGAATGGTTCTGGTAAGAGTACTTTTTCTAAGGTTTTGGCTGGACACCCGGCTTATGAGGTGACTGGTGGTGAAGTGATTTTCCAAGGTAAGAATTTACTGGAAATGGAACCGGAGGAACGGGCTAGAAGCGGTGTGTTTTTGGCGTTTCAATATCCTTTGGAAATTCCGGGTGTGAGTAATCTGGATTTCTTACGGGTTGCTTACAATTCTCGGCGGAAGGCTCAGGGTTTGGAGGAGTTGGACGCTTTTGATTTTGATGATTTGATTGAGGAAAAGTTGGAAGTTGTAAAAATGAATCCTTCTTTTCTTAATCGCAGTCTGAATGAAGGGTTTTCTGGTGGTGAGAAGAAGCGGAATGAAATTCTGCAAATGGCTCTGCTGGAACCAAAGTTGGGTATTCTGGATGAGACTGATTCGGGTTTGGATATTGATGCTCTGAGAATTGTGGCTGATGGTGTGAATCAATTGGCTAGTCCAGAAAATGCCACGATTATGATTACTCACTATCAACGTTTGCTGAATTATATTGTGCCGGATTTTGTCCATGTGATGGCAAATGGTCGCATTCTGATGAGTGGTGGTAAGGATTTGGCGCTGGAATTGGAAGAGCGCGGTTATGACTGGGTTCTGGAAGGTGCTGAGGTGGGTGTGTAA
- the sufD gene encoding Fe-S cluster assembly protein SufD, which produces MTIQVSPSPVPNSNPVSLISTLLNKDTYLTGLLDEVTAATAADCFQELRQGAANWVRHSSIPTTREEEWRFTDLSALRQVQFHVETQLKSVDISALTLPEAVNSRLVFVNGVYAPDLSAVADLPSGVVVGNLADFSRSQQERVKQFLAQAEGSQEVFTALNTAGICDAAVVWVTKNVILETPIHLLFIAVAGEQATISQPRCLVVAETGGSVTVVEDFTNRTDAENEGVYLTNAVTEIWLGENAQVSHTRIEREGAEAFHVGKTAVTQARDSRYTCHALSFGGKLSRHNLEILQTGEQTETTLNGLTMISGRQVGDTHSAIALNHPHSTSTQLHKCIVGDRAHAVFNGKVFVPKAAQLTNAGQLNRNLLLSSKARVDTKPQLEITADNVKCAHGATVSQLEDDEIFYLQSRGINENEARKLLINAFAAEIINQIPVKSLQAVLFNTVNSLKSLTND; this is translated from the coding sequence ATGACTATTCAAGTTTCTCCTAGTCCGGTTCCTAACTCGAATCCTGTGAGTTTGATTTCTACTCTGTTAAATAAAGATACTTATCTGACTGGGTTGTTAGATGAAGTAACCGCAGCAACCGCAGCAGATTGTTTCCAGGAATTACGCCAAGGTGCTGCTAATTGGGTACGTCATTCCAGTATCCCTACTACCCGTGAGGAGGAATGGCGGTTTACTGATTTGTCGGCGCTACGTCAAGTGCAGTTTCATGTGGAAACACAATTAAAATCAGTTGATATCTCGGCTTTAACTTTACCAGAGGCTGTTAATAGTCGTTTGGTGTTTGTTAATGGTGTTTATGCGCCGGATTTATCCGCCGTTGCAGATTTACCTTCTGGGGTTGTGGTCGGTAATTTGGCTGATTTTTCCAGGTCTCAGCAGGAGCGTGTTAAACAGTTTTTAGCACAAGCTGAGGGTTCACAGGAAGTTTTTACTGCTCTCAATACTGCTGGAATATGTGATGCGGCGGTGGTTTGGGTGACTAAGAATGTCATTCTGGAAACGCCTATTCATCTGTTGTTTATTGCGGTTGCTGGTGAACAAGCGACGATTTCTCAGCCTCGTTGTTTGGTGGTGGCTGAAACTGGTGGTAGTGTGACTGTGGTGGAAGATTTTACTAACCGCACAGACGCAGAGAATGAGGGGGTTTACCTCACTAATGCGGTTACGGAAATTTGGCTGGGTGAAAATGCTCAGGTAAGTCATACTAGGATTGAGCGGGAAGGTGCAGAGGCTTTTCATGTGGGGAAGACTGCTGTTACCCAAGCTCGTGATAGTCGATATACTTGTCATGCTTTGAGTTTTGGTGGGAAGTTATCGCGCCACAATTTAGAAATTTTGCAAACTGGTGAACAAACTGAAACGACTCTCAACGGTTTGACGATGATTTCTGGTAGACAGGTGGGTGATACTCACAGTGCGATCGCACTTAATCATCCCCATAGTACCAGCACACAGTTACATAAATGTATTGTAGGCGATCGCGCTCATGCAGTATTCAATGGTAAGGTGTTTGTGCCGAAAGCAGCGCAGTTAACAAATGCTGGTCAGTTAAATCGCAATTTATTGTTATCATCAAAGGCCAGAGTTGATACTAAGCCCCAGTTAGAAATTACCGCCGATAACGTTAAATGCGCTCATGGTGCTACCGTCAGCCAATTGGAAGACGATGAAATCTTTTATCTCCAAAGTCGGGGAATTAACGAAAATGAGGCGCGTAAGTTGTTAATTAATGCCTTTGCTGCGGAAATTATCAACCAAATCCCAGTCAAATCTCTGCAAGCAGTCCTATTCAACACAGTTAATAGTCTCAAGTCTTTGACTAATGACTAA